A single genomic interval of Juglans regia cultivar Chandler chromosome 1, Walnut 2.0, whole genome shotgun sequence harbors:
- the LOC109021643 gene encoding uncharacterized protein LOC109021643, producing MASLGYFLDFNHYASNANQGGKLWVFWNIPNIFEMVRCTTQTVSGWFKWDVHCVFVTFVYAKCSYVDRRELWHDLEEWTDLDQPWLVLGDFNVIRRDSERVGGNPRPFISMLEFNDCIDRCGLLETSSSGQRMSWCNGHGGVSKSWANLDRVLMNNFFASLFPSAHFNYLSCKSSDHCPMVVFSDQLPISYGPSPFRFLNMWCSHDGFIMCVKEAWNQQDAVSGLLKLSVHLKRTKIALRAWNKNVFGRVDVNIHALEERLDFLEASFNLVFLRRLRMILWLLRPRLKYGRKEKLLVLAKLLKRIG from the coding sequence ATGGCTTCTCTTgggtattttttggattttaatcaCTATGCTTCAAATGCTAATCAAGGTGGAAAGTTATGGGTGTTCTGGAATATTcctaatatttttgaaatggtGCGTTGTACGACCCAAACTGTGTCTGGTTGGTTCAAGTGGGATGTTCACTGCGTTTTTGTTACTTTTGTCTATGCTAAATGCTCATATGTTGATAGAAGAGAACTTTGGCATGATTTAGAAGAGTGGACAGATTTGGATCAGCCATGGTTAGttttgggtgattttaatgttattcgTAGGGATTCGGAAAGAGTTGGTGGGAACCCTCGGCCTTTTATTTCGATGTTAGAGTTCAATGATTGTATTGATCGTTGTGGTCTGTTAGAGACATCTAGTTCTGGTCAGCGCATGTCGTGGTGTAATGGACATGGGGGAGTGTCCAAAAGTTGGGCAAACTTAGACAGAGTgctcatgaataatttttttgccaGTCTATTTCCTTCAGctcatttcaattatttgagcTGTAAATCTTCTGATCATTGTCCGATGGTTGTTTTCTCTGATCAACTACCTATTTCCTATGGCCCTTCTCCATTTCGTTTTTTGAATATGTGGTGCTCACATGATGGGTTTATTATGTGTGTGAAGGAAGCTTGGAACCAGCAGGATGCAGTGTCTGGTCTTCTAAAGCTTTCTGTTCATTTGAAAAGAACCAAGATAGCGCTTCGTGCttggaataaaaatgtttttggtaGGGTGGATGTGAATATTCATGCACTGGAAGAGAGGTTAGATTTCTTGGAAGCCAGCTTCAATCTGGTTTTTCTGAGGAGATTGAGGATGATTTTGTGGCTACTAAGACCGAGATTGAAATATGGGAGAAAAGAGAAGCTTCTCGTCTTGGCCAAATTGCTAAAAAGAATTGGTTGA